The sequence gcagtcgacttcacgtgaaattgtaactgagagccgttagatgatttgattgatttgactaaattttcatccaacaactctcagctatcaactttacgtgaataTAGCAATCATTTATTAAACAGTAACCAACATTGATCCACCTTTCAtgcataacaaaaacaaaaaagaaaaaagaaaaaaagaagacgaCAGAAACCTCATCTGCCTATAATTACACATACTCACAAGCTCTTGAAGACCACACCATATACACTTTTGAGATAACTTTTCAtcactcttttctctctcttagtTTCTCTGTTGTGTGCTACTCTCCTCTCAGTGTTAGCAATGGCTACAACACTAACCATAGTTATGCTCTTCCTAGTTGCAATGCTGCTTCTTCCATTAAAAAACCATGTAAGCCAACATATATAACTTTTCATTTATACTCATTCCTATGTTTAATTAGTCTCAACATGATTTTTTGTCTCTTTAATCATGGTTTATTAATTATGTTAGTCACAATAATTGTGGTTATGATTTCAGGCTGAGATTATTGATGCTGCTACCACAGAGGCTCCAGCTCCGCAGCCTAACACTAACATAACCACTTCTAACCACTTCCCCATTAATGTGAGAGTTTCCAAatatttttgctttttgttttggaaaaattctgcatatattttttttccattatttcaatttttaaccATGCATGTCAATTCTTTCTTTCATTATATATGTTAATTTGATGTGTTATTTTCTTGAGTTTCAGCATGGCATAACTGAAGGCAGTCTTAAACCAACAGGTAATAGTTAAGGACataataatatcttttcaaattaAGAATTTATTAATGATAAGTAATTAATCAGAGTAGTACGTAgtcctaaaaatttttcaataattaaagtttattttatttaaattagaattaaaaaaaagttaaataagtTTCTAACTTTTTAATTCTAAGACATATAAATCTTTAactaattgaaaatataaaaacgtTTCTGACCTTTTAAAATACGGGATACTTAAGTCTCTTCATCTAATATACATGAACAAATCGATCCATCAGAGAGATTTAAATGTATCACGTTTTAAAAAATGAGAAAcgcttttatatttttaataattagtcgaaaatttatttgttttcgagaTAAAAAATCGGAGACATTTTTGTCGTTTACTCGAAATTTTGATGATGATGACTATGATGGAATAATTAAACTTAGTAAGATTTTGGTGGATGCAGAATGTGGACCACGTTgcacaacaaggtgttcaaagacaCAATACAAGAAGCCATGTTTGTTCTTCTGCCAAAAGTGTTGTGCAAAGTGCTTATGTGTGCCTCCTGGTACTTATGGCAACAAGCAAGTTTGCCCTTGCTACAACAATTGGAAGACCAAAAGGGGTGGACCAAAATGCCCTTAATTACAAACCTCATATTTCAATTTACTTTCTCTAATTCCCTATCTTCATCATAATCATGTCTTAGTTATTTAATTAGTTGCTTAATATTATTGTTAATTAATTGTTACTATCATTATTCCATGTATAATTCAGTATAAGCTAAGCATCATATGTAATTGTAATGTAACTGCTACAATGAAATGACCCAAATTTCATTATGTTTGTCCTTTTCTGCCTTAAAATTATGCCTCAAGTAATAAGCATTGAACTTGTAGTCAAATTTCTTAGTAGAAACAGATAAATGTACAAGGCACTAGGATACCACCAGCATCATAATAGACTAATATTCGTAGCaaacattaaaattaaaaattgactaTGAAATAACTAAATTTGAATTATGAATtagttaaaattgaaattttaaagtgTTTTAAAAATCTTTGTTGTGAGCCTCAAGAGCAAAGTTGGTTCGTCCTTTGAACCTTTGTTGCTGATACTGGAGTTGGTGCCATGGATTATGGATACTATCTCAACCACCTCTTCATTGCTTCACAAATAAGTTCCTGAACTATGTATTAAACCACTTTTtcaccttagcccatgacaacaataaagacgtctcacggcccacaaattcagcccaacagaatacacaaattaaatgataatttagtctttatcttatcttatagttatctttatctttatctctatatcttatctttatctctatatcttatctttatttacttttatctttcataggccaatactctatatatacttaattttactttcatagtttacaattcattcaatcaacaatcaataaaatttcttcatctttttctttcacaattcttttattttcctattctttcacaattttattatggtatcagagctcctcTTGAGCTCTGCTGACATCCATAGATCAAGGAGAAATGGCACACCAGCAACTTCATCCGGAGTCTCTTTTGGACCTTTCGTCAGCCCAACACTTTTCTTTCATGGCACTTCCTTTCAATGAAAAAGCTCGTCCTTCAAACCAACTTGAGCTTCTGCCAAGTCCAACTACTCA is a genomic window of Arachis ipaensis cultivar K30076 chromosome B06, Araip1.1, whole genome shotgun sequence containing:
- the LOC107647930 gene encoding protein GAST1, whose protein sequence is MATTLTIVMLFLVAMLLLPLKNHAEIIDAATTEAPAPQPNTNITTSNHFPINHGITEGSLKPTECGPRCTTRCSKTQYKKPCLFFCQKCCAKCLCVPPGTYGNKQVCPCYNNWKTKRGGPKCP